The following are encoded in a window of Sphaerisporangium siamense genomic DNA:
- the ychF gene encoding redox-regulated ATPase YchF: MSLSIGIVGLPNVGKSTLFNALTKSGNALAANYPFATIEPNVGIVGVPDARLPKLAELYGSARVIPAKVEFVDIAGLVKGASEGQGRGNQFLANIRETDAICQVIRVFGDPDVTHVDGDISPQRDIETINTELILADLQTLEKALPRLTKEAKTNKDRKGLLEAAEAASKILDGGTTLYASGLDLADLRELHLLTAKPFLYVFNLDADELVDEDLRARLSALVAPAEAVFLDAKIESELVELPDEEALELLQSVGQQESGLSQLARVGFDTLGLQTYLTAGPKETRAWTIRKGATAPEAAGVIHTDFQRGFIKAEVISFEELLAAGSMTAARSAGKARIEGKDYVMRDGDVVEFRFNV; the protein is encoded by the coding sequence GTGAGCCTGAGCATCGGCATCGTCGGCCTGCCCAATGTCGGCAAGTCCACGCTTTTCAACGCGCTGACCAAGAGCGGCAACGCGCTCGCGGCGAACTACCCCTTCGCCACGATCGAACCCAACGTGGGCATCGTCGGCGTGCCCGACGCCCGGCTGCCCAAGCTGGCCGAGCTGTACGGCTCCGCGCGCGTGATCCCGGCCAAGGTCGAGTTCGTCGACATCGCCGGCCTGGTCAAGGGCGCGTCCGAGGGCCAGGGGCGCGGCAACCAGTTCCTCGCCAACATCCGCGAGACCGACGCCATCTGCCAGGTCATCCGCGTCTTCGGCGACCCCGACGTCACGCACGTCGACGGCGACATCTCGCCGCAGCGCGACATCGAGACGATCAACACCGAGCTGATCCTGGCCGACCTGCAGACCCTGGAGAAGGCCCTGCCGCGCCTCACCAAGGAGGCCAAGACCAACAAGGACCGCAAGGGCCTGCTGGAGGCCGCCGAGGCCGCGTCCAAGATCCTCGACGGCGGCACCACGCTGTACGCCTCCGGCCTCGACCTCGCCGACCTGCGCGAGCTGCACCTGCTCACGGCCAAGCCGTTCCTGTACGTGTTCAACCTCGACGCCGACGAGCTCGTCGACGAGGACCTGCGCGCCCGCCTGTCGGCCCTGGTCGCCCCGGCCGAGGCCGTCTTCCTGGACGCCAAGATCGAGTCCGAGCTGGTGGAGCTGCCCGACGAGGAGGCCCTTGAGCTGCTGCAGTCGGTCGGGCAGCAGGAGTCCGGCCTGAGCCAGCTCGCCCGCGTCGGCTTCGACACCCTCGGCCTGCAGACCTACCTCACGGCCGGCCCCAAGGAGACCCGCGCCTGGACCATCCGCAAGGGCGCCACCGCCCCCGAGGCCGCCGGCGTCATCCACACCGACTTCCAGCGCGGCTTCATCAAGGCCGAGGTCATCTCCTTCGAAGAACTCCTGGCCGCCGGCTCGATGACCGCCGCCCGCTCCGCCGGCAAAGCCCGCATCGAAGGCAAGGACTACGTGATGCGCGACGGCGACGTCGTAGAGTTCCGCTTCAACGTCTGA
- the katG gene encoding catalase/peroxidase HPI, with translation MSENNDAIVVDAKTEGEGGCPVAHTRAPHPTQGGGNHQWWPERLNLKILAKNPAVANPLGEDFDYAAAFKTLDLPAVKRDIAEVLTTSQDWWPADFGHYGPFIIRMAWHSAGTYRISDGRGGAGSGQQRFAPLNSWPDNGNLDKARRLLWPVKKKYGKSLSWADLLILAGNVALESMGFKTFGYAGGRVDAWEAEEDVYWGPETTWLGDERYTGDRQLESPLGAVQMGLIYVNPEGPNGNPDPLAAARDIRETFRRMAMNDEETVALIAGGHTFGKTHGAGPADNVGPAPEAAPIEQQGLGWQNSFGTGKGGDAITSGLEGIWTNTPITWDNSFFEILFGYEWELFKSPAGANQWRPKDGAGTGTVPDPHDASKSHAPTMLTTDLSLRFDPIYEPISRRFLADPDEFADAFARAWYKLTHRDMGPVARYLGPEVPSEVLLWQDPVPAVTHELVDAADVARLKEQVLASGLTVSQLVSTAWASAASFRGGDKRGGANGGRVRLEPQNGWEVNDPDQLAIVLRTLEGIQESFNAAQTGGKRISLADLIVLAGGAAVEKAAKDAGVDAVVPFTPGRTDASQEETDVESFAAMEPTSDGFRNYLGKANRLPAEYLLIDRANLLTLSAPQMTVLVGGLRVLGANHRQTSHGVLTATPGVLTNDFFVNLLDLGTTWKATSGDANVYEVRDAATGEVKWTGTRVDLLFGANSELRAVAEVYASDDANQKFVTDFIAAWTKVMNLDRFDLD, from the coding sequence ATGTCCGAGAACAATGACGCGATCGTCGTAGACGCGAAGACGGAAGGTGAAGGAGGCTGTCCGGTCGCGCACACGCGCGCCCCGCACCCGACGCAGGGCGGCGGAAACCACCAGTGGTGGCCGGAGCGGCTCAACCTGAAGATCCTGGCCAAGAACCCCGCCGTGGCCAACCCCCTCGGTGAGGACTTCGACTACGCCGCCGCGTTCAAGACCCTTGACCTCCCGGCCGTGAAGCGGGACATCGCCGAGGTGCTCACGACCTCGCAGGACTGGTGGCCGGCCGACTTCGGCCACTACGGCCCGTTCATCATCCGGATGGCATGGCACAGCGCGGGCACCTACCGGATCAGCGACGGCCGTGGCGGCGCCGGGAGCGGCCAGCAGCGCTTCGCCCCCCTCAACAGCTGGCCGGACAACGGGAACCTGGACAAGGCCCGCCGCCTGCTGTGGCCCGTCAAGAAGAAGTACGGCAAGAGCCTCTCGTGGGCCGACCTGCTGATCCTGGCCGGCAACGTCGCCCTGGAGTCGATGGGCTTCAAGACCTTCGGCTACGCCGGCGGCCGCGTGGACGCCTGGGAGGCCGAGGAGGACGTCTACTGGGGTCCCGAGACCACCTGGCTCGGCGACGAGCGCTACACCGGCGACCGCCAGCTGGAGAGCCCCCTCGGCGCGGTCCAGATGGGCCTCATCTACGTCAACCCCGAGGGCCCGAACGGCAACCCCGACCCGCTCGCCGCGGCCCGCGACATCCGTGAGACCTTCCGCCGGATGGCGATGAACGACGAGGAGACGGTCGCCCTGATCGCGGGCGGTCACACCTTCGGCAAGACCCACGGCGCGGGCCCCGCGGACAACGTCGGCCCCGCCCCCGAGGCCGCCCCCATCGAGCAGCAGGGCCTCGGCTGGCAGAACTCCTTCGGCACCGGCAAGGGCGGCGACGCCATCACCAGCGGCCTTGAGGGCATCTGGACGAACACGCCGATCACCTGGGACAACAGCTTCTTCGAGATCCTCTTCGGCTACGAGTGGGAGCTGTTCAAGAGCCCCGCCGGCGCGAACCAGTGGCGGCCGAAGGACGGCGCCGGGACGGGCACCGTCCCCGACCCCCACGACGCGTCCAAGAGCCACGCCCCGACGATGCTCACGACCGACCTCTCGCTCCGGTTCGACCCGATCTACGAGCCGATCTCGCGGCGCTTCCTCGCCGACCCCGACGAGTTCGCGGACGCGTTCGCCCGGGCTTGGTACAAGCTGACCCACCGCGACATGGGCCCGGTCGCGCGCTACCTCGGCCCCGAGGTCCCGTCCGAGGTGCTGCTCTGGCAGGACCCCGTCCCGGCGGTCACGCACGAGCTCGTCGACGCCGCGGACGTCGCGCGCCTCAAGGAGCAGGTCCTCGCCTCCGGCCTGACGGTGTCGCAGCTCGTGTCCACCGCGTGGGCGTCCGCCGCGTCCTTCCGCGGCGGCGACAAGCGGGGCGGCGCCAACGGCGGGCGCGTCCGCCTGGAGCCGCAGAACGGGTGGGAGGTCAACGACCCCGACCAGCTCGCGATCGTGCTGCGCACCCTGGAAGGGATCCAGGAGTCCTTCAACGCCGCCCAGACCGGCGGCAAGCGGATCTCGCTCGCGGACCTCATCGTGCTCGCCGGCGGCGCCGCCGTCGAGAAGGCCGCCAAGGACGCCGGCGTCGACGCCGTGGTGCCCTTCACGCCGGGCCGCACGGACGCCTCCCAGGAGGAGACCGACGTCGAGTCGTTCGCCGCGATGGAGCCCACGTCCGACGGTTTCCGCAACTACCTCGGGAAGGCCAACCGGCTCCCGGCGGAGTACCTGCTGATCGACCGGGCCAACCTGCTGACCCTCAGCGCCCCGCAGATGACGGTCCTCGTCGGCGGCCTCCGCGTCCTCGGCGCGAACCACCGGCAGACGTCCCACGGCGTCCTCACCGCCACCCCCGGCGTGCTGACCAACGACTTCTTCGTCAACCTGCTCGACCTGGGCACGACGTGGAAGGCGACGTCCGGCGACGCGAACGTCTACGAGGTCCGCGACGCCGCCACCGGCGAGGTCAAGTGGACCGGCACCCGCGTCGACCTGCTCTTCGGCGCGAACTCCGAACTCCGCGCCGTGGCCGAGGTCTACGCCAGCGACGACGCGAACCAGAAGTTCGTCACCGACTTCATCGCCGCCTGGACCAAGGTCATGAACCTCGACCGCTTCGACCTCGACTGA
- a CDS encoding Fur family transcriptional regulator, with protein sequence MSAPKNPTTADELRGVGLRVTAARVALLETVREGDHLGVEALATGVRQRVGHISLQAVYEALQALTTAGLVRRIEPPGSPALFEGRVGDNHHHIVCRTCGLVADVDCAVGHAPCLTASDDHGFAIDEAEVIYWGLCPACSTTTPSS encoded by the coding sequence ATGAGCGCACCCAAGAATCCGACCACGGCCGACGAGCTGCGCGGGGTGGGCCTGCGAGTCACGGCCGCCCGCGTCGCGCTGCTCGAGACCGTACGGGAGGGCGACCACCTCGGCGTCGAGGCGCTCGCCACAGGGGTGCGCCAACGCGTGGGCCACATCTCGCTCCAGGCCGTGTACGAGGCCCTCCAGGCGCTCACCACGGCCGGGCTCGTCCGCCGCATCGAACCGCCCGGCAGCCCCGCCCTCTTCGAGGGACGGGTCGGGGACAACCACCACCACATCGTCTGCCGGACGTGCGGACTCGTCGCCGACGTCGACTGCGCGGTCGGGCATGCCCCTTGCCTGACCGCGTCGGACGACCACGGCTTCGCGATCGACGAGGCCGAGGTCATCTACTGGGGCCTGTGTCCCGCCTGTTCCACCACCACCCCCAGTTCCTGA
- a CDS encoding NAD(P)-dependent alcohol dehydrogenase translates to MRAALFDRYGPPEVLYEGRAPKPEPGPGEALVRVHAVSVNGGELLGRTGRLRPVTALMSRGFPKRVGIDFTGEIAALGPARAPRGPVPDVEPGDPVWGVLPRRFGSAAEFVAVSLDRLAPTPAGLDLVRAAALPVGTTAITALRDKARLRAGERLLVRGGSGGVGSLAVQLGRAYGARVTALAGARNLAFVRDLGADEVYDYATTGPSDLGRFDVVLDTAGTRLREFRRLLAPGGRMVTISFDPERIAASIAYIVASAAHGSRRVRFFSGDPRHELLADLTRLVESGAIRPVVDTIRPLSEIAAAHRAFESGGTRGKHIIRVI, encoded by the coding sequence ATGCGCGCGGCGCTCTTCGACAGGTACGGCCCCCCTGAGGTGCTCTACGAGGGCAGGGCGCCGAAGCCGGAGCCCGGCCCCGGCGAGGCGCTGGTACGCGTGCACGCCGTCAGCGTCAACGGCGGCGAGCTCCTTGGCCGGACGGGCAGGTTGCGACCGGTCACCGCCCTCATGAGCCGCGGCTTCCCCAAGCGGGTCGGGATCGACTTCACCGGGGAGATCGCCGCCCTGGGTCCCGCCCGCGCGCCGCGCGGCCCCGTGCCCGACGTCGAGCCGGGTGACCCGGTGTGGGGGGTCCTGCCGAGGAGGTTCGGCAGCGCCGCCGAGTTCGTGGCCGTCTCCCTGGACCGGCTGGCCCCCACACCGGCCGGGCTCGACCTCGTCCGGGCCGCGGCCCTCCCCGTGGGCACGACGGCGATCACCGCGCTGCGCGACAAGGCCCGGCTGCGCGCGGGCGAGCGGCTTCTCGTCCGCGGCGGGAGCGGCGGCGTCGGCAGCCTCGCCGTCCAGCTCGGCCGGGCCTACGGCGCCCGGGTCACCGCGCTCGCCGGGGCACGCAACCTCGCTTTCGTGCGCGACCTCGGCGCCGACGAGGTGTACGACTACGCCACCACCGGCCCGTCAGATCTCGGCCGGTTCGACGTCGTGCTCGACACGGCGGGCACGCGGCTGCGCGAGTTCCGGCGCCTGCTCGCCCCGGGGGGACGCATGGTCACGATCTCCTTCGACCCCGAGCGCATCGCCGCCTCGATCGCGTACATCGTCGCCTCCGCCGCGCACGGGTCGCGCCGCGTCCGGTTCTTCAGCGGCGACCCGCGCCACGAGTTGCTGGCCGACCTCACCCGCCTCGTCGAGTCCGGCGCGATCCGCCCGGTCGTCGACACGATCCGCCCCTTGTCCGAGATCGCCGCGGCGCACCGCGCCTTCGAATCCGGCGGCACCCGCGGCAAGCACATCATCCGGGTCATCTGA
- a CDS encoding TetR/AcrR family transcriptional regulator, which produces MTAPPSRIPHVKGAAGGLRADARHNRERILAAARETFAAHGLDVPMAEIARRAGVGVATLYRRFPTKEALVTEAFAEQFAACVSVVDDALADPDPWRAFRAVIEKVCVMQAADRGFTAAFLTAFPDAVPFERERARAERGLAELVRRAKDAGRLRADFVMDDLTLLLMAIGGVTSGSPETAVAACRRFVAYLLQAFGADPAESPGPLPPAPSLELRRLFRPDA; this is translated from the coding sequence ATGACCGCCCCGCCGTCTCGGATCCCGCACGTCAAGGGGGCCGCCGGGGGCCTGCGCGCGGACGCCCGGCACAACCGCGAGCGCATCCTCGCCGCGGCCCGCGAGACCTTCGCCGCCCACGGGCTCGACGTGCCGATGGCCGAGATCGCCCGGCGGGCCGGCGTCGGGGTCGCGACCCTCTACCGCCGCTTCCCCACCAAGGAGGCGCTGGTCACCGAGGCGTTCGCCGAGCAGTTCGCCGCGTGCGTCTCCGTCGTGGACGACGCGCTCGCCGACCCGGACCCGTGGCGCGCCTTCCGCGCGGTCATCGAGAAGGTGTGCGTCATGCAGGCCGCCGACCGGGGCTTCACGGCGGCGTTCCTCACCGCGTTTCCGGACGCGGTCCCCTTCGAACGGGAACGCGCCCGCGCCGAGCGGGGGCTGGCCGAGCTGGTACGGCGGGCCAAGGACGCCGGCCGGTTGCGCGCCGACTTCGTCATGGACGACCTCACCCTGCTGCTCATGGCCATCGGCGGCGTCACGTCCGGGTCGCCGGAGACCGCGGTGGCCGCCTGCCGCCGATTCGTGGCCTACCTCCTGCAGGCGTTCGGCGCCGATCCCGCCGAGAGCCCCGGCCCCCTGCCTCCGGCCCCGTCCCTGGAACTGCGCCGGCTCTTCCGCCCCGACGCCTGA
- a CDS encoding DUF1622 domain-containing protein, with amino-acid sequence MDFAAVVEGTGKAIDLAGVAVIVVGALAATVTYVSRVLRRSPAPDLYREYRLRLGKAILLGLEFLVAGDIIRTVAISPTFQSVGVLAVIVAVRTFLSFSLGVELEGRLPWQRARPDHRPAGPPA; translated from the coding sequence ATGGACTTCGCGGCAGTCGTCGAGGGCACCGGGAAGGCCATCGACCTCGCCGGTGTGGCGGTGATCGTCGTCGGCGCGCTGGCCGCGACGGTGACGTACGTCTCCCGAGTACTCCGCCGCTCCCCCGCGCCCGACCTCTACCGCGAGTACCGCCTGCGCCTCGGCAAGGCGATCCTCCTCGGCCTGGAGTTCCTGGTCGCCGGGGACATCATCCGCACCGTCGCCATCTCGCCCACCTTCCAGAGCGTGGGCGTCCTCGCCGTCATCGTGGCCGTCAGGACCTTCCTCAGCTTCTCCCTCGGCGTCGAACTGGAAGGCCGCCTGCCCTGGCAGCGCGCGCGGCCGGACCACCGCCCCGCCGGTCCTCCCGCGTAG
- a CDS encoding transglycosylase domain-containing protein → MGVAGGVLVAGVALPAVGGAGFGLVSAVDEVNLTPEELSEPPPAEVSVVQDAKGHEIARFYEQYRETVKLDDIAPIMRTAIVSIEDYRFYEHGAIDIEGTVRALATNLKSGGVSQGGSSITQQYVKQVLLNAATTEKEKNQALEASYARKLKELRYAMGVEQKYTKDEILAKYLNIAYFGAGAYGVEAAAKRFFGVGAKELTLPQAATLAGAVQDPNATDPNLGKKQRQRLLDRRNVVLARMAELGKITQAEATRAKATKLGYKGTKLPGGCESSKYPYFCIYVRNEILSNPDFGATTKDRVALLNRGGLTIKTTIDPAMQAAAEKAVRKWVRPSDNPVAAEALVRPGTGEIKAMAASREYGRSRARNEISYNVVADAAHGGGVGFQAGSTFKTFTLLTALKQGYKIDDGISAGAGFRASGYSAFKNCKGQSIGDPSHTVTNDEGSPGWKTLQTGTWQSVNTFFMELEQRVGLCNVVKTAESLGIHRSDGDKLQEYETFTLGINEMDPVTVANAYAAIAARGRYCAPTAITQITDRNGETTAYDPKCRQVMDPEVADAAADVLSGVFTKGTMRAVGGIGRDAAGKTGTTDDYASAWFAGFTPDLAAAVSIGDPRGSQRHKLIGVTIGGRYYGSVFGASIPGPIWKETMLAALRNVEPASFTPIDSSRFGGCGQSCRPESSVDEEPDEDTPRGRGGRDEPEARNGPDTRNTKNDKPDKPGKPERKNANGRGVVENPRDGDG, encoded by the coding sequence ATGGGGGTGGCGGGCGGCGTGCTCGTCGCGGGGGTCGCGTTGCCCGCGGTGGGAGGTGCGGGCTTCGGGCTGGTCTCGGCGGTGGACGAGGTGAACCTCACGCCCGAGGAGCTCTCCGAGCCACCGCCGGCCGAGGTCTCGGTCGTGCAGGACGCCAAGGGGCACGAGATCGCCCGGTTCTACGAGCAGTACCGCGAGACCGTGAAGCTCGACGACATCGCGCCGATCATGCGGACGGCGATCGTCTCGATCGAGGACTACCGGTTCTACGAGCACGGCGCGATCGACATCGAGGGCACGGTGCGCGCGCTGGCCACGAACCTGAAGTCCGGCGGGGTGAGCCAGGGCGGGTCGAGCATCACCCAGCAGTACGTGAAGCAGGTCCTGCTGAACGCGGCCACCACCGAGAAGGAGAAGAACCAGGCGCTGGAGGCCAGCTACGCCCGCAAGCTCAAGGAGCTGCGGTACGCGATGGGCGTCGAGCAGAAGTACACCAAGGACGAGATCCTCGCCAAGTACCTCAACATCGCCTACTTCGGGGCGGGCGCGTACGGGGTGGAGGCCGCGGCCAAGCGGTTCTTCGGCGTCGGCGCCAAGGAGTTGACGCTGCCGCAGGCGGCCACGCTCGCCGGCGCCGTGCAGGACCCGAACGCCACCGACCCCAACCTGGGCAAGAAGCAGCGCCAGCGCCTGCTGGACCGCAGGAACGTCGTGCTGGCTCGCATGGCGGAGCTGGGCAAGATCACCCAGGCCGAGGCGACGCGGGCGAAGGCCACCAAGCTCGGCTACAAGGGGACAAAGCTTCCCGGCGGCTGTGAGAGCAGCAAATATCCGTACTTCTGCATCTACGTCCGCAACGAGATCCTGAGCAACCCCGACTTCGGCGCGACGACCAAGGACCGGGTGGCCCTCCTCAACCGCGGCGGCCTCACGATCAAGACCACGATCGACCCCGCCATGCAGGCCGCGGCCGAGAAGGCGGTCAGGAAGTGGGTCCGCCCCTCGGACAACCCCGTCGCGGCCGAGGCCCTGGTCCGGCCCGGCACCGGAGAGATCAAGGCCATGGCGGCCAGCCGCGAGTACGGCCGCAGCAGGGCCCGCAACGAGATCTCCTACAACGTCGTCGCGGACGCGGCGCACGGCGGCGGCGTCGGCTTCCAGGCCGGTTCGACCTTCAAGACGTTCACGCTGCTCACCGCCCTGAAGCAGGGCTACAAGATCGACGACGGCATCAGCGCGGGCGCCGGGTTCCGCGCCTCCGGCTACTCGGCGTTCAAGAACTGCAAGGGCCAGAGCATCGGCGACCCGTCGCACACCGTCACCAACGACGAGGGCTCGCCGGGCTGGAAGACGCTCCAGACCGGCACCTGGCAGTCGGTGAACACGTTCTTCATGGAGCTGGAGCAGCGCGTCGGGCTCTGCAACGTGGTCAAGACCGCCGAGTCGCTCGGCATCCACCGCTCCGACGGCGACAAGCTGCAGGAGTACGAGACGTTCACGCTCGGCATCAACGAGATGGACCCGGTGACCGTGGCCAACGCCTACGCCGCGATCGCCGCGCGCGGCCGGTACTGCGCGCCCACGGCCATCACCCAGATCACCGACAGGAACGGCGAGACCACCGCCTACGACCCCAAGTGCCGCCAGGTGATGGACCCCGAGGTCGCCGACGCCGCGGCCGACGTGCTGTCCGGCGTGTTCACCAAGGGCACGATGCGGGCCGTGGGCGGCATCGGCCGGGACGCCGCGGGCAAGACCGGCACGACGGACGACTACGCGAGCGCGTGGTTCGCCGGGTTCACCCCCGACCTCGCCGCGGCGGTCAGCATCGGCGACCCCCGGGGCTCCCAGCGGCACAAGCTGATCGGCGTCACCATCGGCGGGCGCTACTACGGGTCGGTGTTCGGCGCGAGCATCCCCGGTCCCATCTGGAAGGAGACGATGCTCGCCGCGCTCAGGAACGTCGAGCCGGCGTCGTTCACGCCGATCGACTCCAGCCGGTTCGGCGGCTGCGGCCAGAGCTGCCGGCCCGAGAGTTCCGTGGACGAGGAGCCGGACGAGGACACCCCGCGGGGCCGTGGCGGACGTGACGAGCCGGAGGCCCGGAACGGCCCGGACACCAGGAACACCAAGAACGACAAACCCGACAAGCCCGGCAAGCCCGAGAGGAAGAACGCGAACGGCAGGGGCGTCGTGGAGAACCCGCGCGACGGGGACGGCTGA
- a CDS encoding conjugal transfer protein, giving the protein MWALIVVIVVNGVRAPIERLTESDTPTGTTATPTGSGFPEAAASAFASQFAAAYLNFDGAKPDERADRLKPFLPEGADRQMGWNGFGRLSAGTFQLSDIEVQDAQNAVVTVFAQSGSQRWRLSVPVYTADGKFVVSGQPALLPAGGPAGLPATAEPEHDDTAEAELRPQLESFFKAYAQGDATQLQRYVVTGVTLEGFGNKLTLEELKSVSAPPGGTRREVTAVVVWGVPTTATPSPVPTNPAAQSAGLEQAYRLTVEKQGDNWYIRDIRGATRSTG; this is encoded by the coding sequence TTGTGGGCCCTGATCGTCGTCATCGTGGTCAACGGCGTGCGGGCGCCGATCGAACGGCTCACCGAGAGTGACACGCCCACGGGCACGACGGCGACCCCGACGGGTTCCGGTTTTCCCGAGGCGGCGGCCTCGGCGTTCGCGAGTCAGTTCGCGGCGGCGTACCTGAACTTCGACGGCGCGAAGCCGGACGAGCGCGCCGACCGGCTGAAGCCGTTCCTTCCCGAGGGCGCCGACCGTCAAATGGGGTGGAATGGTTTCGGCAGGCTGTCCGCCGGAACTTTCCAGCTATCGGACATCGAGGTGCAGGACGCGCAAAATGCCGTCGTAACGGTATTCGCGCAATCGGGATCGCAGCGCTGGAGGCTTTCCGTCCCGGTTTATACCGCGGATGGGAAATTCGTGGTTTCCGGCCAGCCGGCCCTGCTGCCCGCCGGCGGCCCCGCGGGCCTGCCCGCCACCGCCGAGCCGGAGCACGACGACACGGCGGAGGCCGAGCTGCGCCCGCAGCTCGAAAGCTTCTTCAAGGCCTACGCGCAGGGCGACGCCACACAACTGCAGCGGTACGTCGTCACGGGCGTCACGCTGGAGGGCTTCGGCAACAAGCTCACGCTGGAGGAGCTGAAGAGCGTCAGCGCCCCGCCCGGAGGGACCAGGCGCGAGGTCACCGCCGTCGTCGTGTGGGGCGTTCCCACGACGGCCACGCCGTCGCCGGTGCCGACCAATCCCGCCGCGCAGTCGGCGGGCCTGGAGCAGGCCTACCGTCTCACGGTCGAGAAGCAGGGCGACAACTGGTACATCAGGGACATCCGCGGCGCGACCCGGTCCACCGGATGA